The following nucleotide sequence is from Candidatus Zixiibacteriota bacterium.
GCGGCCGGATCGCCCCCTCGCCGTTCTGGCTGAAGCGAAGACTCAAGAGTGCCGGGGTGCGATCGATCAACAATGCCGTCGACGTGACCAACTTCGTCATGCTCGAAACCGGCCAGCCGTTGCATGCATTCGATCGCGCGAAGATCGCATCCGCACGAATCGTCGTTCGCCAATCCCGGCCGGGGGAGGAATTCACGACCCTCGACGAGCAGGTGCACAAGCTCCCCGGCGATGCCGTCATGATCACCGACGGCGAGCATTCGGTCGCCATCGGCGGCGTCATGGGCGGGCGCGATTCGGAAGTCACCGAGAGCACCACCGATTTCTTGATCGAGAGCGCCTGCTTTAAACCGTCACGCATTCGCCGCACCCGCCTGCGCCTGGGATTGTCGACCGAATCGGCGCTGCGTTTCGAGAAGGGGGTCGATCCCAACGGCGCCATCCACGCGCTCGATCGCGCGGCCGCGCTGTTGGCGGATCTCACCGGCGCGCAGCCGGCACGAGGTGTCGTCGACAACTATCCGACGACGATCGCCCCGCTGAAGCTTGAACTGGACCCGGTGAGAGTGAATCGACTGCTCGGAACCGACATCTCCACGCCGACGATGATCGACTATCTCTCCCGGCTGGAGTGTGACGTCACCACCGGCAAGCCGCTACTGGTTGGGGTTCCGACCTTCCGCCCCGATCTGACACGGCCGGTCGACTTGACCGAAGAGATCGCGCGTCTGCACGGCTACGACAAAATGCCCGCGAACAGACAGGCCGCGGGTGTTTTGCCGACCCATCGCAACCGCTGGCGAATCGCCGAAAACCGCATCCGCGACATTCTCGAGGGGATGGGCTTCTGCGAGATGGTCGGTAATTCGCTGACCGACCCGTCGCACAGTCAGGGTTTCGCAGGCACACCGGTCAGTCTGCGCAATCCGCTGTCGACCGATTTGTCGATCATGCGTCTGGATTTGCATCAGACTTTGCTGCCGGTCATCGCCCATAATCTGAACCATCGCGCCGATTCGATGGCGCTCTACGAAGTGGGCAGGAGTTACCAGGCGGACGTCGATGGCGCCTTCGCCGAACGCCGCGAATTGATTATCGCCTTGTGTGGTCAGACACCGGGCGCCTGGCCCGATATCCCTCGGCGCTACGAATTTTCGGATTTGAAAGGCGCGGTCACGGCACTGCTGGACGCGCTGAAGCTCCACGGAACTGTGATCGCCGCCGCCGGCGCGCCATA
It contains:
- the pheT gene encoding phenylalanine--tRNA ligase subunit beta; translated protein: MRVGYRWLQDYITIPWEPDELAERLTSLGVAVERIEPVFPRASGVVVARVESVAPHPQRPDLKVLSVNDGKTRHTVIAGARNCRKGLVTPFARLGAIIDSLGETPLTPRTFDGVESTGMCCSERDLGLSDDHSGLMELDGEQVTVGNALWESLELDEVALSFELTPNRSDCLSVFGIAREIGAIIGEKPRRVEFELAEGEQSVDGLLHVEIADADGCLRYAGRVLNGGRIAPSPFWLKRRLKSAGVRSINNAVDVTNFVMLETGQPLHAFDRAKIASARIVVRQSRPGEEFTTLDEQVHKLPGDAVMITDGEHSVAIGGVMGGRDSEVTESTTDFLIESACFKPSRIRRTRLRLGLSTESALRFEKGVDPNGAIHALDRAAALLADLTGAQPARGVVDNYPTTIAPLKLELDPVRVNRLLGTDISTPTMIDYLSRLECDVTTGKPLLVGVPTFRPDLTRPVDLTEEIARLHGYDKMPANRQAAGVLPTHRNRWRIAENRIRDILEGMGFCEMVGNSLTDPSHSQGFAGTPVSLRNPLSTDLSIMRLDLHQTLLPVIAHNLNHRADSMALYEVGRSYQADVDGAFAERRELIIALCGQTPGAWPDIPRRYEFSDLKGAVTALLDALKLHGTVIAAAGAPYGEGESFAVEIKSAAVGRLGRVAPSVTRQHDVKEEVWSAVFDLELICTALGAAHQFEPLPRYPDVYRDLAVVVDTHVAAGALQQTICDSGGGLIADVRVFDRYTGSQIPQDKVSVAFSLVYRHADRTLTDAEVDSAHARIVAALHTQHGAELRT